The following proteins are encoded in a genomic region of Peptococcus niger:
- a CDS encoding PadR family transcriptional regulator, which produces MNAQFKKGVLELVVLAVIAEQDRYGYEIINLVEDVIDVNEGTIYPLLKRLTNEHYFETYLKESTEGPPRKYYHLTATGALHLTGLKKEWLDFSARIKDFLQEVEADDKTSISNSAQ; this is translated from the coding sequence GTGAATGCACAATTTAAAAAAGGCGTCTTAGAACTGGTGGTGCTGGCGGTGATTGCAGAGCAGGATCGCTACGGCTATGAGATCATCAATTTGGTGGAAGATGTCATTGATGTCAACGAAGGCACGATTTACCCGCTGCTCAAACGATTGACCAATGAGCATTATTTTGAAACATACTTAAAAGAGTCCACAGAAGGACCACCGCGCAAGTATTATCATTTGACGGCGACCGGAGCGCTCCATTTGACGGGCTTGAAAAAAGAGTGGCTGGATTTTTCGGCGCGCATTAAAGATTTTTTACAGGAGGTTGAAGCAGATGACAAAACAAGCATTTCTAACAGCGCTCAATGA
- a CDS encoding DUF1700 domain-containing protein, whose protein sequence is MTKQAFLTALNDRLQVLNKNERQDIIDEYAAHINMKVQEGVSEEAAIAGFGDFDELVEDLLQAYHVDPAFAAEESDTVLSFVKRFGYFVDDTLDALLNLNRKEAGQLIVKGVILLIFVLIICGGIDMLISPMEYFVDDIHINAVAMVFGLILSLVVGLAKVAVWVYALYFLASRYVLAQARYDDGPRPAAPMAAPADQSGQSPVEPEIYAPQDARAAGTGPSAGAVPHRRHRRRSEDRVGNDEALMKALYFVVKAVVLVFILLPAVITMLSIFGLALAGLAGLMVGIPIVGPTVLVFGLGLLSLALIGLIWMVIYAEKPQKRPRKRPAEGSDKVLLPAAITMLSIICLVLAGPAGFIFGIPTVIPTVLVFGLGLLLLALIGLIWMVIHAKKPQKRSGKGLADGPDKEDGGAQ, encoded by the coding sequence ATGACAAAACAAGCATTTCTAACAGCGCTCAATGACCGCTTACAGGTGCTGAATAAAAATGAGCGGCAGGATATTATTGATGAATATGCGGCCCACATTAATATGAAGGTCCAGGAAGGGGTCAGTGAAGAAGCCGCCATCGCCGGCTTTGGGGACTTTGATGAACTAGTGGAAGACCTTCTGCAGGCTTATCATGTTGATCCGGCCTTTGCGGCGGAAGAGTCGGATACGGTGCTATCTTTTGTGAAACGCTTCGGCTATTTTGTTGACGATACCCTGGACGCCCTGTTGAACTTAAACCGGAAAGAAGCCGGGCAATTGATCGTTAAAGGGGTCATTTTACTCATTTTTGTCCTGATTATTTGTGGCGGTATTGATATGTTGATTTCCCCGATGGAATATTTTGTGGATGACATTCACATCAATGCGGTGGCCATGGTATTTGGGCTGATTTTATCGCTGGTGGTGGGCCTGGCTAAAGTGGCGGTTTGGGTGTATGCCCTGTATTTCTTAGCCAGCCGCTACGTGCTGGCGCAAGCCCGTTATGACGATGGACCCAGACCAGCTGCTCCAATGGCAGCGCCGGCAGACCAATCGGGTCAATCGCCGGTGGAACCGGAAATTTATGCACCCCAGGACGCTAGGGCGGCAGGGACCGGTCCAAGCGCCGGGGCAGTGCCGCACCGGCGTCACCGTCGGCGTTCTGAGGACAGGGTCGGCAACGATGAGGCCCTCATGAAAGCCCTTTATTTTGTCGTTAAAGCGGTGGTGCTGGTCTTTATTTTATTGCCGGCGGTTATCACCATGCTGAGCATTTTCGGCCTCGCCCTGGCAGGTCTGGCCGGGCTCATGGTCGGTATTCCGATTGTCGGCCCGACGGTCCTGGTCTTTGGCCTCGGCCTGCTCTCGCTGGCTTTGATTGGGCTGATTTGGATGGTCATCTACGCGGAAAAACCGCAGAAGCGTCCGCGCAAACGCCCTGCGGAAGGATCGGACAAGGTTTTATTGCCGGCGGCTATCACCATGCTGAGCATTATCTGCCTCGTCTTGGCAGGCCCTGCCGGATTCATCTTTGGTATTCCGACTGTCATCCCGACGGTCCTGGTCTTTGGCCTCGGCTTGCTCTTGCTGGCCTTAATCGGGCTGATTTGGATGGTCATCCACGCGAAAAAACCGCAGAAGCGTTCAGGCAAAGGCCTTGCGGACGGACCGGACAAGGAAGATGGCGGTGCGCAGTAA
- a CDS encoding TraX family protein — protein sequence MPEAVSIGRARGLSGSTLKIIAMVTMFIDHIGAAVVERGFLYPQLQAEGVALNFAVIKSQFPTMSAQLQQYLMMDAVLRLIGRLAFPIFCFLLVEGFLHTRSKGHYAARLAAVAVLSEAPFDYAIYGGEDLWAAQNVLWTLLFGLLGLWAGESLCTAVRKRFGSCPQGLALVGILPFMGLAAFCHTDYSFFGVALIGLLYVALFAKVKNPRLVQSGVGGLACAFEFTAPLAFVLTYFYNGRRGLNIKWIFYFFYPVHLALLYGVRVWLY from the coding sequence ATGCCAGAAGCAGTTTCTATAGGCCGGGCGCGCGGTTTGAGTGGGTCCACCTTAAAAATCATCGCCATGGTCACCATGTTTATCGACCACATCGGGGCGGCTGTGGTGGAGCGCGGCTTTTTATACCCCCAGCTCCAGGCGGAAGGGGTGGCGCTGAATTTTGCTGTGATTAAAAGCCAATTTCCAACCATGTCGGCCCAACTTCAGCAGTATCTGATGATGGATGCGGTGCTGCGCCTGATTGGCCGCCTGGCCTTTCCAATATTTTGCTTTCTCTTGGTAGAAGGCTTTTTACACACCCGGTCTAAGGGCCACTACGCCGCTCGCTTGGCGGCGGTGGCGGTGCTTTCGGAAGCGCCCTTTGATTACGCCATTTACGGCGGTGAGGACTTATGGGCTGCGCAGAATGTGCTGTGGACCCTCCTCTTTGGCCTCTTGGGGCTGTGGGCCGGTGAAAGCCTGTGCACCGCTGTAAGAAAGCGGTTTGGCTCCTGCCCCCAAGGCTTGGCCTTGGTCGGTATCCTGCCCTTTATGGGGCTGGCGGCCTTTTGTCATACCGATTACAGCTTTTTCGGTGTGGCGCTCATTGGCCTTTTATACGTAGCCCTTTTCGCTAAGGTGAAAAATCCGCGGCTGGTGCAGAGCGGGGTTGGCGGCCTGGCCTGTGCCTTTGAATTTACCGCGCCCTTGGCATTTGTGCTGACGTACTTTTACAACGGCCGGCGTGGGTTGAATATTAAATGGATTTTCTATTTTTTCTACCCGGTGCATTTGGCCCTCTTGTACGGGGTCCGGGTGTGGCTGTATTAA